The stretch of DNA TAATATGAAAacatcattaaaattaaaaattattatgctaatacacaaaataatgcaattaatctatattatatacgttTTATTCTGTAAATTAAATtagtatttaaaattattaatatatcgtgtatttttttattatattgaatAATTTCTATAAAAAGAACTTGTAATTACTAGACTATATTGAATAATTAACTTATAcatattgaatatatatgaatgagttaaaattataatatattacttaaagatattattttattcataaagtaaatatttaaaatttataatataatttttaaggtattttttttttttttggttaatACTGTAAAATGCattttagatatatatatgttattacctttttatgaaaaaatattaaacaaaaattaaataaaaatatataatagtattttatgttgaatatataatagttgttataaatataattctttctGAACATATTATAACTCTGGAAAACTTTATgatggaacaaaaaattttgttcttatttattaaaatttcaaCGTTTGTACTTTTACCTTGGGTATGTAACTTTTACATTGATATGGTATGATTgtattattcaaatatatttgtgttatttatattataattttttatttttattaatgcaTTTAAGTATGAgtatatttttccatttaaagaagaaatatttacattattctttttatattagagctctttaaataaaaatttggaTGAAAAATGCAACCTtcgtaaaaaattaaatactaGAAATAATCGGTTATTAGCAAAACATAAACAGGATAAGTATTCAAGTAATGAAAGTTTTAAGGAAGAAATGTCAAATAATGAagtgaaagaaaaaaaacatatatctaataataaaaaagaaacaagTAGAAAACATAAACATTCATGTAGAAGTCCATTATATAAGGAGGAATACAGTATAAATGataagaaaaacaaatttcTTATGCGTAAAACAAGTAAGTATTAcgattttgaaaaaaaaatatttaaaaaccTTGATCATGAAAATTAcgttaaaaatatcaaaactattgaaaataaggaatataaaaaactagAACGTAAAAAGCGCAGAATACGAATTGCttttcttttgttatttatcTTAATATTAATACTACCCATAATAGATCTTTCGTTAGAAAAATTAGTGGATGGTGGTTTGTTGGGCTTATTACACATGTTATACATAACTAGATCTCAAGGTAATGTGTTGGGAGTAGAAGGGGTTTTACCTTCATTGTTAGGCAGTGGTAAATGGGGTAATACTGACAAAATGCGTGTATTAcctattttcttttatggaATACCTTtccttatatttattgtcatatttatattagggatggtttattactataaaaaagttataaaatatgaaaatattaagttcAGAGAAAGATTAAATATGAAGTAATAAGAGTTTTTATGTAAAGataaatttaacatatatggTCATATCTTTAAAGATATACTTAACAACcataataattacaatttttattctataaatTCCCTTATGTATATTGGTGTTTTTATTAGGAGactataaaaaagtatgtttttaattcttttgctgatttgaattttttaccGTTTGgataattttcaattttcacTTTAAGGAATTACTTCAGTTTAACTAAATATTTTGTCTGCATGTATACATCTTAATGTTAAAGTGAATTTCacgaattatatatatatatatatatatgtatatatatatatttttttaaattaatgtataatggaataattcatataatgtTAGTCCAGTATATCACTTTGTATTTGAATaatcgttttttttttttttttttgatcaaatctaaaatgatttttataggttatataagaaaatatattaccaTTGTTaacttaataataaatatgtctTTTATTACATTCACTATGTgcatatgaataatttttattaaagtgatacgtgtattttttttttttttttacaaaaaaattattattattatttattttatataatatgttacatgcgaaatattttacaaaaaatactaaaagtgaaattatgaatatacaaTGAAACAATATACTTCTTAGTTATAGATAATTTATAACTGCTTACAATATTGGGGATTCTAAGTcattatagtaaaataagGTTTAGAAAgcatatgttatattatttttgtatctAATTATAGTGTTTATTCGATGTTTCACAAATTacttgaatatatatgttatactgaaaattatatttaaataatgtatatattttatataatttttatatcattaataggttaaattattaaacaataattaaaaaaatattaatagataAATTGTTGTATTTCTTTCtaaatatcatttattagtgattaaataatggaaagtttatatacaatttcttaatattgttagtgctattattttcttatttcactaacaattacattaaatataatgaataatttaattaatggGATTTTGACGCACATGTCAAATTAAAATCAATAAAAGACTTATTTTatctataatatatgttactcgttttttttttttttaactaattttatttatttattttcttaatatattttgggGTTGTATTCCTTTATAGCCTTACTATAATAGAGGTTGGGCACTCATTCTATTATATACTTAACAAAGACAACAACTAATAccaataaaaagaattatttaagtGTTATTATGATTTCGAATATTTCTggaatgttttaatatattattaatttttgtaaatatactaaatttatatatttcataataatatatattcaatttatAAACTAAtccataaatatattgagATGTTTTCATTAggttaattttatttttgtttattttataaaatattgaatgcgaaactttataaaattgaatatatatatatttttaatatagtaatatcatgggaattaaatatttaacgAAATAATTATGGATGTCTATTGTTGGCTACATATGCTTTGTAAAGtattgaaaagaaaaatatgttatattgaGGATATTTTAGGAAATGAAGAACTAAtgaattttatgtttattgtttgtatataatatatatatgcaaattattttatttccaaGAATCCATTAGTTATAATATGTACTCTATAATATACACATTAAATtgtgtaaaattatatattaaacatatataaaggaACACAATATTGtctaatatataacaaaatatgataataaatatatttattaatataggATTAGAACAAATATgtgaattttatatattttttaaaaggttttatattttcaagttgtaatattattttattcgtTTATCTATTCATCTGATCAAAagaatattaacatatttttatgtacacttttattaaattattttgtagaAATTTAACCTTAAATGTAGTATTTGATTATTATCAACATATCGATATTTACGCCGAAGTAGGTTAtgcaaacaaaaaatatatatcttgaAATAGGAAAGTGGCAGTTTCATgtggtaaatatatttctttaataaaattcttaaaTGAAACACATTTTAGCATTTAAGTAATGAGTAAATAACTTCCcctttttatactttttttaaataaatgttccatgaaaatatatttttacactataattatatatttaattatttattaaatgtaaatgttatatttaatactGATTATAAATGTGTTATACTAATCAAGAATAtctcaatatatatattaaattaaacacAATCCcataacagaaaaaaatatattactatttcttttatatatattatttttatgctaACTAAATTATcagaattaatattttttatatgatcaTATTTTATcgaaacatttaaaaatatataaaatttttggtATTTTTAAACTTACGGTGTtcatatgatatattataccttataatataaaaaatgtaatttgcatactatatatataaaaaaagattttttaaaaataattcaaaacATTAGaacattaattaaaaatagaaatttttttttatctatatcCCCTGGAGTTTGTTCCCAGTTGAAGCATATATGACTTATTATaaagaacattttttaacttatatattaataaattaattagtttgatgagaataattatttaattatagcatatttaacttaataaatgtaattaaatgaatattataaaaaatattatatttgtaataataattacattatGAATATGATTAATGTttattaataacataaattatgATAAGAAAGTTATAAATTTCACATACactaaattaaataatcaaaaatattacttatgaaaaaaatgttatatataatttaagaaaaatatataataataaaaataattgaaatatattattatcattttgaAACTTCATTGTAATATTATCAGTGAATTCTGTATAACAGTAAGACTGATTTTAATAGACATAATTCTTAAGGTCTCTgtttaaagaaattatatgaaataaatgataattagAAGAcagtttattttaaaaacaatgcaatatatcattatttttttattcgaagaataatattgtaataaatcttatatttttttatttataggaGCTTcgttaaaaaagaaaaatgtttttatgcatatatatactatgaaaaaaatatataatatataaaaaaataaaataaaacattatatatatattaaagaaaagcTTAATTTATggataaatgaaataagaattatataaaaaaaaatatttcttttaacatTCAAATATTTCTCAGTGATAAGAGAaatgctatatatatatatgaattgtGGTAACTATTTCTTTATGATCAagtgtaatttttttattaatcttTATATActcattatattaaaattattatatttaaaaggaaaatttttttaaaatactcTATTAAAAAGATGCATatccaaaaatataaaaaaatattctttaatatttacttctaaaataaattatattttagtaaatttatcgttaaaaataaaaaaagcatatgAAATTTTAAGGTAAATCTTTGAATTATGTACCATAATGGTGTTACTTTCATCTTTTATTTagtatttatgaaaaatttaatagaTATTGtaaggaaatttttttcatatttaactTATAGAGTTCagattaatttaattttttttcagttaaatttaaaataataatttcattataatgaaaaaataattgaatttttatccatattttaaagaaaattattattcttaagtttttcttatacattttttttaaaggtaaTTCTTCTAAttgtttcatttatttatataattattgatCCATACAAACAAATATACAGTGGAAATCAtgatatgataaaaaaaatagaaactTAAAACTTAATATGAACCTTAACAAAGGCGAAGTTTTTGCAGTTGGTTACTTAGGaaacgtaaaaaatatatgaattataattaaaataaatatatatatatgttttattatattaaaatcatttatttttttttttttttcatttctatttttttgtaatataacgCTTTCACtaacatattaattttttaatttgcatTTGATTAATGATtataatacatgtatgtattattgTATCCTTCACACTATGATAAGTGATATAACTTTAatggaattattttattcttaatattggaataatagttatttaaactaaaggaaaatattgtaattttattaggTAATTATAGTGaatcataaataaatatatagaagtATAAAAATGCTGAACAAAAATcacaataaattaatatttttatattaaaaaatctattctctattaaagaaaatatggcAATAttgatttaatatatatataatgaaattgttttataccgcatattaattttttttcactatttGTTACTGTATTGTGGCAaccataaatttatttaggATTCAGTTAATTacaataatgtaataaaaacaatgtaattataatttatgatatgaaataaattaggtgatgttattaattaagaaatattttgacctaaatactaataaaaaaCGTCCACTCAAATCgctaatttttcaaatatgttGTCactatttatgcatataatattatatatgtatagtttttatttttttttctatctcgtaaaattaaaaggaaattatagaaatggagcaaataaattatgtatactTTAATATtccatataaatattaattaccccccttaatttatatacaatttcTAATGTGGTTgattagtaaaatatatataatttataaaaagtatttcagaatttactaatttttttttttttctcttcaatTTTTAggaagaaattttaaaacactTACCTTcaaataagatatataaagaatttaaaTCTGAGATCAGTGAAGTAGATAATAATTTCAATTGTGATAAATTTGAATCAGTAAAAACCGAATACAAAGTTAATTGTATTAATCTTTGTAAAAAAGTTGcaagaaatttaaaaaaaatacccgAAGAGGATAAATTATGGAGCTATAATCACCGTTgtttacattataaatactgggtatatgaagaaatatGGAAATTGTTTGAAAAAAGTTCACCAGAAGAAGATGTTAAAGCTGTTGTTAATGAATTTCGTAATCTCCAAACTTCCCTTACGGAAGATTATTGGATATTGAATTGTAATTATGATTTCGATGATGAAGCTTTAAATGGattgaataataaaaaagatgagAAATATTTGTATGATTACTTTGTAAACCATGAGtttattaaaagtaaaaatttttgtaattctgttgagaatgataaatataaaaaatacctTAATGGTATTAAAGGTTtatataatcaaaaaaagaaaaattgttGTGACAAAAAAGTATCGAAGTGTCCTAACTATTTTTTGAATTGTGCAGATGAGTTTGATCCAAATAAGCTCTTAAATGAATTGGATTCTATGGAAAAAGGAGGTTGTAATGGATTAAAAGATATTAGAACTGAAactgataaaaaaaaacatgatTCTACAGAGTTAGATCAAGATTTTTtgaattcattttatttcactGGATGTCCAGTACTTAGTAATGGCAGATCTTCTACAAATAATGGAGGTATGTCCTGTAATTTATTCCGAGCAAATGTTAATGTAAGAAGTGGTGTAATTGGAGATGGTGGAAATACTGAAGAAGATGTCTCTAATAGCTCATCTAAGGAAGTACAGGTGATAATATCTAGTACATATTCGGAAATGTCTGAATCTCAAAAAAGTACGAACCAGTTGCGCGTAAGTGGtccagtaaaaaaaaataatatgtcaCCTGAAGAAAAGACAGACGATAGTATTAGATGGAATTTTGGAAAAGGAACACTCACTTGTCAATCTAACGCTTCGGAGAATGATGACTACGGACTGTGTGAATATATGGAAGAATTGGTTGAAGAAGGCTTTTTTATAAGAGAAAAAGGCACTGGTggttataaatttaaaaaaggaaaaaattggAACCCAAAATACTTAGTAAATATAGCTAAAACTAAAAGGAGATTGAAATCAAACTCATCGGGTTTTAGAGATTTAGGTAATTCCCAAATTATAATGCTCAAAAAAGACATGCAAACTTATAGTCATATTCCAAATAGACAAATATATTCTGGAAATTTTgtagaatataatatattaaggaATGTTTTCGTCCGTATTTCGATTGTAGTTTCATTAGTAATGggattcatatttatttttttcctttatcttAAGGTAATAatcaaaaaacaaaattattacaattaataCGTTATAAGTAACAATTCATAATGCActtttgttaaatttttattatcttaaaataattatattttataagtttTACTTTcttgatttttttattagtttacTCCATTTGGATCATGTTtaggtaaaattaaaaaaaggaaaaaaagatataggACTAATTTCACTGTATTAAATCAGGAAAGATTACAAAAGAGATTCATAAAACGTACTTATAGGAATTCTAGTAGGAGGAGATTTAGTGTAGTAAATGTAGAACGATGAACTTCATATCAGTGGTGTTATACAGACTATCAAATGATCTAGTTTatagatattaaaaaatatacaaaattcagataaatatacatttctattaaatatgcgtaattaaaaagaacaagaaaaaaaatggcataattaaaatatatatgttcttgTTTTCcactatttatatttatttgtgtgtacttttttttatattttgtaataatattattaattgaatttttttataacactttgtttttttcaaataattataattttagcaaatgatattattattttttacgtgtgaaataatatatttaactttgATGATTAGTAAGAAATTAGGATTCTAATAAAGTACGAGTTGCGAATGCATAttggtaaaatatttttatttattttatttatactcAAAAATGGTCAAATAAATAGATTTTATGATTTGTTAAAGCTTCAGATATAACAAATAtgttatagttatatataatataaaaataaatttttatttatagcTATAATGAATGAATTgagaagaaataaattagCAGATAATATAGTATCCCTATGAATTCCCCCTCATGTAATCTTGCTTTAAAccagaataaaatattttttagattatttgttttttataataaacgataaatagaaaattaagattatatattatattattatccaTGTACAAACTCTTTACATTcctaataatatttatatattcttattgtatctaatttttttgtgtaaCCTAATATGGAATCTGACGCACGCAGCTTTTATCTATATAAGTTGTAGttaatgaatattttgtACTTTATACTAGACAAGAattgtatttaaaatatacataattaaatttgaatattaaagatattaataaaaggttttattaatataatatatattaattataagaagaatatattataagtatAGATGACaaaaactaataataaacgtcattaataaaaatgttaatacaattatttatatcaaaaaaaaaaaaaaaaaacagcatatagtaataatttttatgcacgaaaattaaattatgattcatttcaaaattttatatcacTATTATTAGTTgtcataattataaataaaaatttagttGAAGTTCCGCTAGTGTTTACATAagaacattattattattcaaacattcaatattaaaaaaagaaatcttATTGATATcattatagtatatatataaattaaaaaaaatgcatttcatagaaaaatttaatatgaaCCTTTAgaagatataatatatagataattaAGAATCAAAAAGTAgtagaatataaaattttatgtgagtgatataaataaatattttaatagatATGAATAACtattatgtaaaatgtaattttatcTAAAGTATATGTtgaatttttgtttatcaGTATTTTAAAAGCATTAACTAAAAACTAttactttaatttatttacaccgtttttacattatttttttgtaatctatcatttaattatttattatattttaagttaaaatttttttattaaaaatttttattaatttttgaaatgttatattaataacttATAAGAGGAGTTAACcattatgtataaaattacCTTGCTGTAGTCTATAATATTATTgctatgaatatttttttttaattagatTGAAATTTACTtctaataacaaatatatataatatgtttgcAAAAATTTTCGTAAATATGGTATAAAATAGCCtgataattaataaaaaaatttaacattaaagaaaacaaaataatttatttaaatctttttcataatcataccatttttttacatttgtggtttcataaaataaattatgtatactatataaaatataattctcaATATATAGGAAATGATATTATTGgagaaaaatatagtattaaaaTTCTATTGTTAACAGTTTCAGCCGAactgtaattatttttttaaagttattataaatatacttttatgtattattcattttcatttttctttttttactgttACATATTGAATTAATGatggtataaaaatattatatatgataataaaaaaattattttttgataattaAGTACAattttatagatataaaaccactatattattataatgttttcTTAAGTTTCATTATTCTATGTAgaatatagtaataataattattatttttagaattatacataattcttataataattatgaattaattaaagaattaatatatttatataataattagtggatctaatatatataaattatataaagattaatcatttttgctttttgcATAAGTATATgctattaaattatttaaaaatatttatgtatattttacatcATCCGATTTTTATCtgtttgtaaaatttttatttttgtgaatttattttaattaataaattactgACACAATTTTcctaataaaaaattcaaatactacttaaaaaaagaataatttaattaaatattttttaattttaaatattcataagactttataaatataaatttattttattgttaaaattgaataaaaatgtagtttatttattttctatataatagGAATTAAATTACAACATacagaataatatttaatacgttataaaaaaaaaaaatagaaaatttttatttttattttataagagtaaaatatttaaaccaatagattaataatatataacttattttttgctatttattctattaatatttctccttaagatataatttattaaaaaaaaaaatgaatttaagcatacataaaaattttcatttagaaataaaagcataaattatatatattttaaaattatcaatttcaaagcatatattataaaaataaaaaatcaatatttatttactattaaaatatatatttttttattaatatgttgaaaattttatttttgtaatgtaatataaactatgaaaaaattaataggaTTGCATAGAAAATAATTCAATGAATTAAATGATATAGCACAAAAATTagtacttatatattatttttttttttgttagtaTTTTCACTATTACTATATTGTAGTAATTAGTATTTTATTAGCAATAAGCAATTTTTgcataatattatgtttataaaattataattattatatgcgAAATATTAGTaagatattttattattatctttataaataaggtgaaaaattttatatattgtgtatgttctatattctatataaacttaatatttagaaatattcatatgccattttttttttttttttttaaaggaataaaaaataaaattatttacatgtactaatatatagaataattaatttatatatattggataattattaattagtCCATAATACATTATGTTAATGAAagttattgtttttataaattacattaagataattattttataataaagttTTTGGGgtatattccattttttatatagtaaaatgaattatagttatgtacatattattaagTATCTATGAAAAGATATTAAAAGAGCTTATTATAATGTCTTTTGCAACTAGCAAAATacagttttattattaattttttttttaactgaATATATTACACTATTAGTATTTTGTATCATGGAAGAAAACTTTAAGTTACTCATATTTACTAAAACTTTTATGTTTATGCTTTTAACTTggatatttcattttaacgATGATTtggtatgataataatatagatgcatgtattattaatattatttacattttatttttattaacaatttcgttagtaataaattatttattcttttaatttatgcatataatattcttttttttgtagggtaacttttatacatatttttataagaattattCCTTTGACGGAAAATTATGTACAATAACTTATCGTTTACTAGCAAAACATAAACAAGGGAAGTGTTCAAATACTAAATGGATAAATGAAGTTATACCAAATAATGGAAAGTACAAACAAAAAGATACATataacaatgaaaaaataactaAAGGAAAAAGTATACGAATAGATAAATGTTCATCAAAGTGTGGAGAAAACTATGAAGTACCtaaaagaaatgaatataatatgtataccCGTCGAAATtcatattgtaaaaaaagagcatttgacaaaatatattataaaaatatagttagGAATGAAGCTATTGAAGattttaagtttttaaaaaaaagtattaaagtaaaattatttgggatttttattttaggtAGCTTCCATATACTAGTTGGTATTGCATTACTTGTCTTA from Plasmodium malariae genome assembly, chromosome: 1 encodes:
- the PmUG01_01034500 gene encoding Plasmodium exported protein, unknown function; translation: MEENFKLLIFTKTFMFMLLTWIFHFNDDLGNFYTYFYKNYSFDGKLCTITYRLLAKHKQGKCSNTKWINEVIPNNGKYKQKDTYNNEKITKGKSIRIDKCSSKCGENYEVPKRNEYNMYTRRNSYCKKRAFDKIYYKNIVRNEAIEDFKFLKKSIKVKLFGIFILGSFHILVGIALLVLKQLNYLDAIDKLLPILSSDKVLSAVVFLILTFVVEAAILYLNKKVLKYIKTLEKKSDIHNTAYPLLHKVVLYKK
- the PmUG01_01034300 gene encoding fam-l protein gives rise to the protein MMEQKILFLFIKISTFVLLPWVCNFYIDMSSLNKNLDEKCNLRKKLNTRNNRLLAKHKQDKYSSNESFKEEMSNNEVKEKKHISNNKKETSRKHKHSCRSPLYKEEYSINDKKNKFLMRKTSKYYDFEKKIFKNLDHENYVKNIKTIENKEYKKLERKKRRIRIAFLLLFILILILPIIDLSLEKLVDGGLLGLLHMLYITRSQGNVLGVEGVLPSLLGSGKWGNTDKMRVLPIFFYGIPFLIFIVIFILGMVYYYKKVIKYENIKFRERLNMK
- the PmUG01_01034400 gene encoding PIR protein encodes the protein MEQINYEEILKHLPSNKIYKEFKSEISEVDNNFNCDKFESVKTEYKVNCINLCKKVARNLKKIPEEDKLWSYNHRCLHYKYWVYEEIWKLFEKSSPEEDVKAVVNEFRNLQTSLTEDYWILNCNYDFDDEALNGLNNKKDEKYLYDYFVNHEFIKSKNFCNSVENDKYKKYLNGIKGLYNQKKKNCCDKKVSKCPNYFLNCADEFDPNKLLNELDSMEKGGCNGLKDIRTETDKKKHDSTELDQDFLNSFYFTGCPVLSNGRSSTNNGGMSCNLFRANVNVRSGVIGDGGNTEEDVSNSSSKEVQVIISSTYSEMSESQKSTNQLRVSGPVKKNNMSPEEKTDDSIRWNFGKGTLTCQSNASENDDYGLCEYMEELVEEGFFIREKGTGGYKFKKGKNWNPKYLVNIAKTKRRLKSNSSGFRDLGNSQIIMLKKDMQTYSHIPNRQIYSGNFVEYNILRNVFVRISIVVSLVMGFIFIFFLYLKFTPFGSCLGKIKKRKKRYRTNFTVLNQERLQKRFIKRTYRNSSRRRFSVVNVER